In Bacteroidales bacterium, the sequence AATACAGGAATTGTAATATGTGAAAGAAATGTTAATGAATTAGAAAAAGCTATATTAGAAGCATTGCAAATGAATTCAGGAGATTTATCTAGAAAATTTGTTTTAGATAATTTTAATATTGAAAAAAGAGAAGAAGAAATTTTAAAAATAACAGATGACATATTAAAATAAAAAAATAATAAATATATACAGAAGATGTCATCACCTCTTGTTTCCATAATAACTCCAACTTACAATCATTCAAAATATATTTCTGAATGTATAGAATCTGTTTTAGCGCAAACATATCTGTATTGGGAAATGATTGTTGTGAATGATGGAAGTACTGACAACACAACCGAAAAAGTTTTGGAATATACAAAAAAAGATGACAGAATTCGATTGATAAATCAGAAAAATATTGGCATTTTCAAATTACATGTAACATACAATAAAGCATTAAAAGAATCAAAAGGCGATTACATTGCTATACTTGAAGGTGATGATGTTTGGGAAAAGGATAAGTTAGAGAAACAGGTTGAAATTTTTGAAAATGACCCAAAAGTGATTTTAACATGGGGAAAAGCGTATTCAAAGAATGCTGACTTTTCACAAGTTCTTGGAGTGCATCCAAATATAATTAATAACGATTCATTTTTGTATAACAAACCAATCGGGACTTTTTTAAATTATTTACTTTTTGAAAATCCTATAGTAGCTTTAACTATTTGTGTAAAGAAAAGCAGTTTAATCGATATTGGAGGATTTTGTCAAGATTATGATATACCAACTGTAGATTTACCAACACTTTTACGACTTTCCCAAATTGGTGAATTTTATTT encodes:
- a CDS encoding glycosyltransferase family A protein; the encoded protein is MSSPLVSIITPTYNHSKYISECIESVLAQTYLYWEMIVVNDGSTDNTTEKVLEYTKKDDRIRLINQKNIGIFKLHVTYNKALKESKGDYIAILEGDDVWEKDKLEKQVEIFENDPKVILTWGKAYSKNADFSQVLGVHPNIINNDSFLYNKPIGTFLNYLLFENPIVALTICVKKSSLIDIGGFCQDYDIPTVDLPTLLRLSQIGEFYFEDSILGIWRNTASQVTKSLTVEMTKRRKELVFFVYENLSQEIKDNLNVILKENRFAKNQD